The following coding sequences are from one Pasteurellaceae bacterium RH1A window:
- a CDS encoding trigger factor, with amino-acid sequence MSISIETTQGLERRVSLTVPADKIEAAYREEMKKVAKQARVDGFRKGKVPHTILEQRFGLGVRQDVLSDEMQRAFFDAVIGNKINLAGRPTFTPEQYQPGQDFTFSATFEVFPEVELKGLENIEVEKPVVEITDADLDKMLDVLRKQQATWSESQEAAQAEDRVTIDFSGSVDGEEFEGGKAQDFVLFMGQGRMIPGFEDGIVGKKAGEAFDIDVTFPEDYHAENLKGKAAKFAITLKKVEVMVLPELTEEFVQKFGAGKSVEELRAEIKKNMQRELKNAVTARVKNQVIDGLIAQNEVEVPKAAVAEEIDVLRNQAVQRFGGKPEMAAQLPAELFEEQAKRRVQVGLLFSAIIGQNELKVDEERVKETIAELASAYEQPAEVVEYYAKNPQLTDNIRNVVLEEQAVDAVLAKAKVTEKASSFDEIMAQQPQA; translated from the coding sequence ATGTCAATTTCTATTGAAACAACTCAAGGCTTAGAACGCCGTGTCTCTCTTACTGTGCCAGCTGACAAAATCGAAGCGGCCTATCGTGAAGAAATGAAAAAAGTCGCCAAACAGGCTCGTGTTGATGGTTTCCGTAAGGGTAAAGTGCCACACACTATTTTAGAGCAACGCTTTGGTTTAGGCGTACGCCAAGATGTGCTTTCAGATGAAATGCAACGTGCCTTCTTTGATGCGGTAATTGGTAACAAGATCAACCTAGCAGGCCGCCCAACCTTTACCCCAGAACAATACCAACCAGGCCAAGATTTCACTTTCTCTGCTACTTTTGAAGTCTTCCCAGAAGTGGAATTAAAGGGCTTAGAAAACATTGAAGTGGAAAAACCAGTGGTTGAAATCACTGACGCTGACCTAGACAAGATGTTAGACGTGCTTCGCAAACAACAAGCCACTTGGTCTGAAAGCCAAGAAGCGGCTCAAGCCGAAGACCGTGTAACCATCGACTTCTCAGGCTCTGTAGATGGCGAAGAATTTGAAGGCGGCAAGGCTCAAGACTTCGTGTTATTTATGGGCCAAGGCCGTATGATCCCAGGTTTTGAAGATGGCATCGTGGGTAAAAAAGCCGGCGAAGCCTTTGACATTGATGTCACCTTCCCAGAAGACTACCACGCTGAAAACCTCAAGGGCAAGGCAGCTAAATTCGCTATTACCCTGAAAAAAGTAGAAGTGATGGTGTTACCAGAACTGACTGAAGAATTCGTACAAAAATTCGGTGCTGGCAAGTCTGTTGAAGAATTGCGTGCTGAAATCAAGAAAAATATGCAACGTGAGCTGAAAAATGCCGTAACTGCCCGTGTGAAAAACCAAGTAATTGATGGCTTAATCGCACAAAATGAAGTTGAAGTGCCAAAAGCTGCCGTTGCAGAAGAAATTGATGTCTTACGCAACCAGGCCGTACAACGCTTTGGCGGCAAACCAGAAATGGCTGCCCAACTTCCTGCGGAACTCTTTGAAGAGCAAGCCAAACGCCGTGTTCAAGTTGGCCTTCTTTTCTCAGCCATTATTGGCCAAAACGAGTTAAAAGTGGATGAAGAGCGTGTGAAAGAAACCATTGCTGAACTGGCTTCTGCCTACGAGCAACCAGCTGAAGTCGTGGAATACTATGCGAAGAACCCACAATTAACCGATAACATCCGTAATGTGGTACTTGAAGAGCAAGCGGTTGATGCAGTACTGGCCAAGGCCAAAGTGACTGAAAAAGCCTCTTCTTTTGATGAGATCATGGCTCAACAGCCACAAGCTTAA
- a CDS encoding cytochrome c biogenesis protein CcmE has product MNPRRKSRLKVVLSIFTGLAVAIGLTLYALSQNIDLFYTPSEIVYGKDNNPKTKPEVGQRIRVGGMVVEGSVKRDDKSLKVEFGLNDIGPAIVVEYEGILPDLFREGQGIVAQGVLVEPTRLRATEVLAKHDENYMPPELDEQMKKAHQPMGVSEADLKGESERDRMQIPQQEGAK; this is encoded by the coding sequence ATGAATCCTAGACGTAAATCCCGCCTCAAGGTGGTCTTATCTATTTTTACTGGCCTGGCTGTCGCGATTGGCCTGACCCTTTATGCCCTAAGCCAAAATATTGACCTTTTCTATACGCCGTCTGAAATTGTCTATGGCAAGGATAACAACCCTAAAACCAAGCCTGAAGTGGGCCAGCGGATTCGGGTTGGTGGTATGGTGGTAGAAGGTTCGGTGAAACGTGATGACAAGAGCCTGAAAGTTGAATTTGGCCTTAACGATATCGGCCCGGCCATTGTGGTGGAATACGAGGGTATCTTGCCGGATCTCTTCCGTGAAGGCCAGGGCATTGTGGCCCAAGGGGTGCTGGTTGAGCCAACTCGCCTGCGAGCAACTGAAGTACTGGCCAAGCATGATGAAAACTATATGCCGCCTGAGTTAGATGAGCAGATGAAAAAGGCCCACCAGCCTATGGGCGTGTCTGAGGCCGATCTCAAGGGCGAATCCGAGCGTGACCGTATGCAGATTCCACAACAAGAAGGTGCCAAATGA
- a CDS encoding short-chain isoprenyl diphosphate synthase — protein sequence MFKAEQAGQAVFSVKNDQQTASPETYQLHIDQHLPESQQVVPPARLENAMLAELVETLAEKPDQSAQVLENFWQKVKAQGTPLIEPIDEKQSRVTFLWRGAERNVRIWGGVTTDHDFMQRLGGTDIWYRTYTVPNDTLVDYRLAPDVPALPADPMAQRRAILATVQADPLNKSPYFDGVGNDKSNTDKYNYSSILKLPQAPDQAYLIPDPNVAKGQLSELVFESEKLGNKRRLFIYKPAGFKPEQAYPVLYLFDGVDYLHKVPTPTILDNMIAQGLIPPLVTVLIENPSQEARRTELPANPAFAEVLVQELVPFAEKSANFTAFERIIGGSSFGGLASAYTVLNYPQVFNKALILSGSFWWKPKETVSENSHYIAHQFAVKPKMPLCFFMSAGFYESGKSNILETSRHLKDVLLAKGYPVTYQEASTAHGYLAWQGLISEGLKALLGEGICQSRQ from the coding sequence ATGTTTAAGGCGGAGCAGGCCGGCCAAGCGGTTTTTAGCGTGAAAAACGATCAGCAAACTGCCTCCCCTGAAACCTATCAACTGCATATCGATCAACATCTGCCTGAAAGCCAGCAAGTTGTTCCGCCTGCTAGGTTAGAAAATGCCATGTTGGCTGAATTGGTTGAGACGTTGGCTGAAAAGCCTGACCAGTCAGCCCAAGTGCTTGAAAATTTTTGGCAGAAGGTCAAAGCCCAAGGTACGCCCCTGATTGAGCCGATTGATGAGAAACAAAGCCGTGTGACCTTCCTTTGGCGGGGGGCAGAGCGGAATGTGCGGATTTGGGGCGGAGTAACGACCGATCACGATTTTATGCAACGCTTGGGTGGAACGGACATTTGGTATCGCACCTATACTGTGCCTAACGATACCCTGGTGGACTACCGCTTGGCTCCTGATGTGCCAGCCTTGCCAGCAGATCCCATGGCTCAACGCCGTGCCATTTTAGCTACGGTACAGGCCGATCCGCTTAACAAGTCCCCTTATTTTGATGGCGTTGGCAATGATAAGTCCAATACGGATAAATATAACTATTCTTCTATCTTAAAATTGCCCCAAGCTCCTGATCAGGCCTATCTCATACCCGATCCTAATGTTGCAAAAGGGCAGCTATCAGAGCTGGTTTTTGAGAGTGAAAAGTTGGGTAACAAACGCCGTCTCTTTATCTATAAACCCGCAGGTTTCAAGCCTGAGCAAGCCTATCCTGTGCTTTATCTCTTTGATGGTGTGGACTATCTACACAAGGTGCCGACCCCGACCATTCTGGATAATATGATTGCTCAAGGCCTTATTCCGCCTCTTGTGACTGTTCTCATCGAAAACCCTTCCCAAGAAGCCCGCCGTACGGAACTGCCCGCCAACCCAGCCTTTGCGGAAGTGTTGGTTCAAGAACTCGTGCCTTTTGCAGAAAAATCAGCGAATTTCACCGCTTTCGAGCGGATTATTGGCGGCTCTAGTTTTGGTGGCCTGGCTTCTGCCTATACGGTGCTGAACTATCCGCAGGTCTTTAACAAGGCCTTGATTTTGTCGGGATCTTTCTGGTGGAAGCCTAAAGAAACCGTCAGTGAAAACAGCCACTATATCGCCCACCAATTTGCAGTAAAACCTAAAATGCCGCTTTGCTTTTTTATGAGTGCAGGTTTTTATGAAAGCGGCAAGTCAAACATACTGGAAACCTCCCGCCATTTGAAAGATGTGCTTTTGGCCAAGGGCTACCCCGTGACCTATCAGGAAGCCTCCACCGCCCACGGCTATTTGGCCTGGCAGGGCTTGATCAGCGAAGGCTTGAAGGCCTTGTTGGGGGAGGGGATTTGCCAGTCAAGACAATAA
- a CDS encoding rhodanese-like domain-containing protein: protein MDLTFTQQVQQFAANHPIMIAAWVGLFVAVVVMFYKGATSKFKVIDNNEAVRLINKEEGVVVDLRSDDEFRAGHIIDSHHLLPSQIKSNNTQPIDKFKDRPVILVDLNGLTAGSNANLLVKAGFSKVFVLKDGISAWRTGNLPLVKKHK from the coding sequence ATGGATCTAACCTTTACTCAACAAGTCCAACAATTTGCAGCCAACCACCCCATTATGATTGCCGCCTGGGTGGGTTTATTTGTGGCTGTGGTTGTGATGTTCTACAAGGGGGCGACCAGCAAATTCAAGGTGATTGACAACAACGAAGCCGTTCGCTTAATCAACAAAGAAGAAGGTGTCGTGGTCGATCTCCGTTCTGATGATGAGTTCCGTGCAGGCCATATCATCGACAGCCACCACCTCCTGCCAAGCCAAATCAAGTCTAACAATACCCAGCCTATTGATAAGTTTAAGGATCGCCCTGTTATCTTGGTTGATCTCAACGGCTTAACAGCGGGATCGAATGCAAACTTATTGGTTAAGGCTGGCTTTAGCAAGGTCTTTGTGCTAAAAGATGGCATCAGCGCCTGGCGGACAGGCAATTTGCCGCTGGTTAAAAAACATAAATAA
- a CDS encoding phosphoglycerate kinase, giving the protein MSVIKMTDLDLAGKRVFIRADLNVPVKDGVVTSDARIVATIPTLKLALQKGAKVMVTSHLGRPTEGVFEEKDSLQPVVDYLNKALDVPVRLVRDYLDGVEVNENEVVVLENVRVNKGEKKNDPELGKKYAALCDVFVMDAFGTAHRAQASTYGVAEFAPVACAGPLLAAELDALGKALKEPARPMVAIVGGSKVSTKLEVLNSLSKIADQIIVGGGIANTFIAAAGHNVGKSLYEEDLIPVAKELAASTDIPVPVDVRVGTEFSETAPATEKSVTDVKDDESIFDIGDKSAEQLAEIIKNAKTVLWNGPVGVFEFPNFRKGTEVISHAIANSEAFSIAGGGDTLAAIDLFGIKDKISYISTGGGAFLEFVEGKVLPAVEILEKRANG; this is encoded by the coding sequence ATGTCTGTAATCAAAATGACTGACCTTGACCTTGCAGGTAAACGTGTGTTTATCCGTGCGGATCTTAACGTGCCTGTCAAAGATGGCGTGGTGACATCTGACGCACGTATCGTGGCTACCATCCCAACACTGAAATTAGCCCTGCAAAAAGGTGCGAAAGTGATGGTGACTTCCCACCTTGGTCGCCCAACTGAAGGCGTGTTTGAAGAGAAAGACTCCCTTCAACCAGTAGTTGATTATTTAAACAAGGCCTTAGATGTGCCAGTGCGTTTAGTACGTGATTACTTAGACGGCGTTGAAGTCAATGAAAACGAAGTGGTTGTGCTTGAAAACGTGCGTGTTAACAAGGGTGAGAAGAAAAATGACCCAGAACTGGGCAAAAAATATGCTGCCCTTTGCGATGTGTTCGTGATGGATGCCTTCGGTACAGCCCACCGTGCCCAAGCCTCAACCTATGGCGTGGCTGAATTTGCCCCTGTTGCCTGTGCCGGCCCATTATTGGCTGCTGAATTAGATGCACTTGGCAAGGCCTTAAAAGAACCTGCCCGCCCAATGGTGGCCATTGTTGGTGGTTCTAAGGTTTCCACCAAATTAGAAGTCTTAAATAGCCTTTCAAAAATCGCTGACCAAATCATCGTCGGTGGTGGTATCGCCAATACCTTTATCGCTGCTGCTGGCCACAATGTAGGTAAATCCCTCTATGAAGAAGACCTCATCCCAGTTGCTAAAGAATTAGCCGCCAGCACCGATATCCCTGTGCCAGTTGATGTGCGTGTGGGAACTGAATTCTCTGAAACAGCACCAGCCACTGAAAAGTCAGTAACTGATGTGAAAGACGATGAGTCTATCTTCGACATCGGTGATAAGTCTGCTGAACAGCTAGCCGAAATCATCAAAAATGCGAAAACTGTGCTTTGGAACGGCCCGGTTGGTGTGTTTGAGTTCCCGAACTTCCGTAAGGGGACTGAGGTGATTTCTCACGCTATTGCCAACAGCGAAGCCTTCTCTATCGCAGGTGGCGGTGATACATTAGCGGCTATTGATTTATTCGGCATTAAAGACAAGATCTCTTACATCTCAACCGGCGGCGGTGCCTTCTTAGAATTTGTTGAAGGCAAGGTTTTACCAGCGGTTGAAATTCTTGAGAAACGTGCAAACGGTTAA
- a CDS encoding c-type cytochrome biogenesis protein CcmF (cytochrome c-type biogenesis protein; required for the transfer of heme to apocytochrome c), with amino-acid sequence MIAELGNYTLALSLALAVLLAILPLVGAEKNNPSLIALARPMTWAMFLALSVSFGTLFYLFAVNDFTVQYIVNNSNSTLPLQYRLSAVWGSHEGSLLLWIWLLSLWSVAVASFSRQMPAESVARVLSVMGIISIGFLIFIIFTSNPFDRTFPNFPADGKELNPLLQDVGLIFHPPLLYMGYVGFSVAFAFAIASLMTGRLDTAWARWSRPWTMAAWVFLTLGIVLGSWWAYYELGWGGWWFWDPVENASFMPWIAGTALIHSLAVTEKRGSFKAWTVLLAIMAFSLCLLGTFLVRSGILVSVHAFASDPTRGLYILAYLVVVIGGSLLLYAYQGSKIKSLDNAERYSRETMLLINNIMLMAFLSVVFLGTLLPLVHKQLGLGSISIGAPFFDQMFLILMVPFSFILGIGPLVKWRRDQVSAIRKPVLISLLIMVLAGFALPYLFSNTLTVSVVLGTMMSVIIVLLSLYELHQRATHRHSFLAGIFKLSRSHWGMVLAHLGVAMTVFGIAFSQNFSVEKDVRMNVGDSTQIHDYTFTFKGIKDSNGPNYVGGTAEVEITKNGKYEATLNAEKRFYTVSRMGMTEAAIDWGFTRDLYGALGERFEDGSWALRLYYKPFIRWIWLGGVFMALGGLLCMLDRRYRVKVAKPRLATA; translated from the coding sequence ATGATCGCAGAATTAGGTAACTATACCCTAGCCCTGAGCCTGGCCCTGGCCGTGCTTTTGGCTATCCTTCCCTTGGTTGGGGCGGAAAAAAATAATCCAAGCCTGATAGCTCTGGCCCGGCCCATGACCTGGGCCATGTTTCTGGCTTTAAGCGTATCCTTCGGCACGCTCTTCTACTTATTTGCGGTCAATGATTTTACCGTACAATATATCGTTAATAACTCCAACAGTACCCTGCCGTTGCAATATCGCTTATCGGCCGTATGGGGTTCGCACGAAGGTTCGCTTTTATTGTGGATCTGGCTCCTTTCCCTTTGGAGTGTGGCCGTGGCTTCTTTTAGCCGCCAAATGCCGGCCGAGTCCGTGGCACGGGTCTTAAGTGTGATGGGGATTATCAGTATTGGCTTCCTTATTTTCATTATTTTTACCTCCAATCCCTTTGACCGCACCTTCCCCAACTTCCCAGCAGACGGCAAGGAACTCAACCCGCTTCTACAAGATGTGGGCCTGATCTTCCACCCGCCCCTGCTCTATATGGGCTATGTGGGCTTCTCGGTGGCCTTTGCTTTTGCTATTGCTTCACTCATGACAGGCCGCCTAGATACCGCCTGGGCCAGATGGTCTCGCCCCTGGACCATGGCTGCCTGGGTCTTTTTAACCCTCGGAATTGTGCTAGGCTCTTGGTGGGCCTACTATGAACTGGGCTGGGGCGGCTGGTGGTTCTGGGATCCGGTGGAAAACGCTTCCTTTATGCCTTGGATTGCTGGCACAGCCTTAATTCACTCCCTGGCGGTAACAGAAAAACGTGGCTCCTTCAAGGCCTGGACGGTGCTTTTGGCTATCATGGCCTTCTCCCTCTGCTTGCTGGGCACCTTCTTGGTGCGTTCGGGTATCTTGGTTTCAGTGCACGCCTTCGCCTCCGACCCAACCCGTGGCCTCTATATCTTGGCCTACTTGGTGGTGGTGATCGGCGGCTCCCTCCTGCTCTATGCCTACCAGGGCAGCAAGATTAAGAGCCTGGATAATGCTGAGCGTTACTCCCGTGAGACCATGTTGCTGATTAACAACATTATGCTCATGGCCTTTTTATCAGTGGTCTTTTTAGGCACACTCCTGCCACTGGTGCACAAGCAGTTGGGCCTGGGTTCCATCTCCATTGGTGCACCTTTCTTTGATCAGATGTTCCTCATCCTTATGGTGCCTTTCTCCTTTATCTTGGGTATCGGCCCCTTGGTTAAATGGCGGCGGGATCAGGTCTCTGCCATTCGTAAGCCGGTGCTCATTTCCCTTCTGATCATGGTGCTTGCAGGTTTTGCTTTGCCTTATCTCTTTAGCAATACCCTGACTGTGAGCGTAGTGCTAGGGACCATGATGAGCGTGATTATCGTCCTGCTCAGCCTCTATGAACTCCACCAACGGGCCACCCACCGCCACAGCTTCTTGGCTGGTATTTTCAAGCTCTCCCGCTCCCACTGGGGGATGGTGCTGGCACACTTGGGCGTGGCCATGACGGTCTTTGGTATTGCCTTTAGCCAAAACTTTAGTGTGGAAAAAGATGTACGGATGAATGTGGGCGACAGCACCCAAATCCATGACTACACTTTTACTTTCAAAGGCATTAAGGACAGCAACGGCCCCAACTATGTAGGCGGCACGGCAGAAGTGGAAATCACTAAAAATGGCAAGTATGAAGCCACCCTCAATGCCGAAAAACGCTTCTACACCGTCAGCCGCATGGGCATGACCGAAGCGGCTATCGACTGGGGCTTTACTCGGGATTTATACGGTGCCTTAGGCGAACGCTTTGAAGACGGCTCCTGGGCCCTCCGGCTCTACTATAAGCCTTTCATCCGCTGGATCTGGCTGGGCGGGGTCTTTATGGCTCTGGGTGGCTTGCTCTGTATGCTGGATAGACGCTATCGAGTCAAGGTGGCCAAGCCTCGGTTAGCTACTGCCTAG
- a CDS encoding protein-export chaperone SecB — protein sequence MSEENQVAASEEKVPFELHIQRVYVKDVSFEAPNLPTIFQQPWDPELGFELDTETKQLDENLYEVCLHINVQTTMKESGDVAFICEVKQAGVFTITGIEGVQLAHCLAAQCPSILYPYARELIASLVNRGTFPALNLSPVNFDALFMDYLNNQEQAQQEEAPTVN from the coding sequence ATGTCTGAAGAAAATCAAGTTGCAGCAAGTGAAGAAAAAGTGCCTTTTGAGCTTCACATTCAACGTGTCTATGTTAAAGATGTGTCTTTTGAAGCCCCTAATCTCCCAACCATCTTCCAACAGCCTTGGGATCCTGAACTAGGCTTTGAGCTAGACACGGAAACCAAGCAATTAGATGAAAACCTCTACGAAGTCTGCCTCCACATCAACGTGCAAACCACCATGAAAGAGTCTGGCGACGTAGCCTTTATTTGTGAAGTCAAACAAGCTGGCGTCTTTACCATTACTGGTATCGAAGGCGTACAACTTGCCCACTGCCTTGCCGCTCAATGCCCGAGCATTCTTTACCCTTATGCCCGTGAATTGATTGCAAGCCTAGTGAACCGCGGCACCTTCCCAGCCCTTAACCTGTCACCAGTAAACTTCGATGCCTTGTTTATGGACTACCTCAACAACCAAGAACAAGCCCAACAAGAAGAAGCTCCGACAGTAAACTAG
- a CDS encoding class II fructose-bisphosphate aldolase, translating to MTKLLDIVKPGVVTGDDVQKVFAYAKEHNFAIPAVNCVGSDSVNAVLETAARVKAPVIVQFSNGGAQFYAGKGIKPASGARADVLGAVAGAKHVHELAKEYGVPVILHTDHAAKKLLPWIDGLLDANEKHFAETGKPLFSSHMIDLSEESMEENMAICREYLARMDKMGMTLEIEIGITGGEEDGVDNSDVEESKLYTQPEDVLYVYDQLSPVSKRFTVAAAFGNVHGVYKPGNVKLKPSILGASQEFVSQQRGLPAKSIDFVFHGGSGSSREEIREAISYGAIKMNIDTDTQWASWDGILQFYKANQDYLQGQLGNPEGPDSPNKKYYDPRVWLRKMEESMSKRLEQSFEDLNCVNVL from the coding sequence ATGACCAAATTATTAGACATCGTAAAACCAGGCGTTGTAACCGGTGATGACGTTCAAAAAGTATTCGCTTATGCTAAAGAACACAACTTCGCCATCCCAGCGGTAAACTGTGTAGGTTCTGACTCTGTAAACGCAGTATTAGAAACCGCAGCCCGTGTGAAAGCCCCTGTTATCGTTCAGTTCTCAAATGGCGGTGCCCAATTCTACGCAGGTAAGGGTATTAAACCAGCTTCTGGTGCACGTGCAGACGTGTTAGGTGCGGTAGCCGGTGCTAAACACGTTCACGAATTAGCCAAAGAATACGGCGTGCCAGTTATTCTTCACACCGACCACGCAGCTAAAAAATTACTGCCTTGGATCGATGGCTTATTAGATGCCAACGAAAAACACTTCGCCGAAACCGGCAAACCGCTTTTCTCTTCTCATATGATCGACCTCTCTGAGGAATCTATGGAAGAAAACATGGCCATCTGCCGCGAATACCTTGCCCGTATGGACAAGATGGGTATGACCCTTGAAATCGAAATTGGTATCACCGGTGGTGAAGAAGATGGTGTGGACAACAGCGATGTTGAAGAGTCTAAACTCTACACCCAACCAGAAGACGTGCTTTACGTTTACGACCAATTAAGCCCTGTGAGCAAACGCTTCACTGTGGCAGCGGCCTTCGGTAACGTACACGGTGTGTACAAACCAGGTAACGTGAAATTAAAACCATCTATCTTAGGTGCTTCACAAGAGTTCGTATCTCAACAACGTGGCCTTCCAGCTAAGTCTATCGACTTCGTCTTCCACGGTGGTTCAGGTTCATCCCGTGAAGAAATCCGTGAAGCCATCAGCTACGGTGCCATCAAAATGAACATCGACACTGACACCCAATGGGCATCTTGGGACGGTATCCTCCAGTTCTACAAGGCTAACCAAGACTACCTCCAAGGCCAATTAGGCAACCCAGAAGGCCCAGATTCACCAAACAAAAAATACTACGACCCACGTGTTTGGTTACGCAAAATGGAAGAGTCTATGTCTAAACGCCTAGAGCAATCTTTTGAAGATCTCAACTGCGTAAACGTGCTCTAA